One genomic segment of Bernardetia sp. includes these proteins:
- the hppD gene encoding 4-hydroxyphenylpyruvate dioxygenase: MMEDILPLKGTDHIEFYVGNAKQAAYYYQAAFGFEVVAYAGQETGVRDRTSYVLQQGKIRFVLTSPMSSDSPIAEHIRKHGDGVKVLALWVDDAEKSYYDTMSRGAKSALEPTRLSDEDGEVVVSGIHTYGETIHKFVERGNYKGAFMPGYKPRKSFFDVKSTGLKFIDHCVGNVELGKMNEWVEFYEKVMGFNLLVTFDDKDISTEYTALMSKVVSNGNGYVKFPINEPADGRKKSQIEEYIEFYEGAGVQHIAIATDDILHTIEELRKRGVDFLYVPDNYYDDLLERVGHIEEDIQELKKLNILVDRDEEGYLLQIFTKPTGDRPTVFFEIIQRQGAKSFGKGNFKALFEAIEREQELRGNL; the protein is encoded by the coding sequence ATCATGGAAGATATTTTGCCATTGAAAGGTACAGACCATATAGAATTTTATGTAGGCAATGCAAAACAAGCGGCTTATTATTATCAGGCAGCTTTTGGATTTGAAGTTGTAGCATATGCAGGACAGGAAACAGGAGTACGTGACCGTACGTCTTATGTTTTACAGCAAGGAAAAATACGCTTTGTTCTTACTTCACCTATGAGTAGCGATTCACCAATTGCAGAACATATCAGAAAGCACGGCGATGGTGTGAAAGTTTTGGCTCTTTGGGTAGATGATGCTGAAAAGTCTTATTATGATACGATGAGCAGAGGTGCAAAATCAGCTTTAGAACCTACTCGTTTGTCAGATGAAGATGGGGAAGTTGTTGTTTCAGGTATTCATACGTATGGAGAAACAATTCACAAGTTTGTCGAAAGAGGCAACTACAAAGGTGCATTTATGCCAGGGTATAAACCTAGAAAATCATTTTTCGATGTAAAATCGACAGGCTTAAAGTTCATTGACCACTGTGTGGGTAATGTAGAACTTGGAAAAATGAACGAATGGGTAGAGTTTTATGAAAAAGTAATGGGTTTCAATTTGCTCGTAACCTTTGATGATAAAGATATTTCTACTGAATATACAGCCTTGATGTCTAAGGTAGTTTCAAATGGAAATGGATATGTAAAATTTCCTATTAATGAGCCAGCCGACGGACGAAAAAAGTCTCAAATTGAAGAGTATATTGAGTTTTATGAGGGAGCAGGCGTACAGCATATTGCCATTGCGACAGATGATATTTTACATACGATTGAAGAGCTTCGCAAACGTGGTGTAGATTTTCTTTATGTACCAGATAACTATTATGATGATCTTTTGGAAAGAGTGGGACATATTGAAGAAGATATACAAGAACTCAAAAAACTAAATATTTTAGTAGATAGAGATGAAGAAGGATACTTACTTCAAATATTTACCAAACCAACAGGCGATCGTCCGACTGTTTTCTTCGAAATTATCCAACGTCAAGGTGCAAAATCGTTTGGAAAAGGAAACTTCAAAGCTCTCTTTGAGGCTATAGAAAGAGAACAAGAGTTGAGAGGAAATCTATAA
- a CDS encoding phenylalanine 4-monooxygenase has product MTQQERRDHQLSHQHYDKYTQENHEVWQILYKRQMKVLPNRADETFFEGMKAIGFQQDRIPNFEEVNEHLKKITGWSLVVVPGLIDNKPFFNYLKNKQFPATTWLRKMEELDYLEEPDMFHDVFAHVPILTNKDFCRFLEELSRMALKHIGNEDSIEFISRLYWYTVEFGLINNNGDLRIYGAGIMSSAGESVYSLESDIPKRVPYNVAEILETPYIKDRYQEKYFVINSYKELFDSLPEIEETLDNMLITK; this is encoded by the coding sequence ATGACACAACAGGAAAGACGAGACCACCAACTTTCTCATCAGCATTATGATAAATATACACAGGAAAATCATGAGGTTTGGCAAATTTTATATAAAAGACAGATGAAAGTGTTGCCAAATCGTGCTGATGAAACCTTTTTTGAGGGAATGAAGGCAATAGGCTTTCAACAAGACAGAATACCAAATTTTGAAGAAGTAAATGAACATTTGAAAAAGATTACGGGCTGGAGTTTGGTAGTCGTACCAGGACTTATCGATAATAAACCATTTTTTAATTACCTCAAAAACAAACAGTTTCCAGCTACTACATGGTTGCGTAAAATGGAGGAACTTGATTATTTGGAAGAGCCAGATATGTTTCATGATGTTTTTGCTCACGTCCCTATCCTAACAAACAAAGATTTTTGTCGTTTCTTGGAAGAACTTAGCCGAATGGCACTTAAACATATAGGAAATGAAGATTCTATTGAGTTTATTTCTCGTCTGTATTGGTACACTGTAGAGTTTGGACTAATAAATAATAATGGAGATTTGAGAATTTATGGTGCAGGAATTATGTCTTCAGCAGGAGAATCTGTATATTCCTTAGAAAGCGATATTCCTAAACGAGTGCCTTACAATGTAGCCGAAATTTTAGAAACACCTTACATTAAAGACCGTTATCAAGAAAAATATTTTGTCATAAACTCATATAAAGAGTTATTTGACTCATTGCCAGAAATTGAAGAGACTTTAGATAATATGCTTATTACCAAGTAG
- a CDS encoding ABC transporter ATP-binding protein yields MITVKNIEKSFNGKEILKGISAEFKQGVTNLIIGSSGTGKSVLLKCTVGLIKPDKGSVFYDGKNLYESDRETQRSIREEIGMLFQGSALFDSMTVEQNVRFPLDMRSRGMSDEEKLERVNFCLKRVGLEGSNDKMPAEISGGMMKRVGIARAIVMNPKYLFCDEPNSGLDPQTSIMIDNLILEITEEYNMTTVVVTHDMNSVMEIGKSIVFLSKGHKEWEGTKEQIVHTDVESLNEFVFSNSLMVAYKKSEEAKLKR; encoded by the coding sequence GTGATTACAGTAAAAAATATAGAAAAATCGTTTAATGGAAAAGAAATCTTGAAAGGCATTAGTGCCGAGTTTAAACAAGGCGTTACAAACCTTATTATCGGCTCTAGTGGTACAGGAAAGAGCGTACTCTTAAAATGTACAGTTGGACTGATAAAGCCAGATAAAGGTTCTGTTTTTTATGATGGAAAAAACTTGTACGAATCGGATAGAGAAACACAGAGAAGTATTAGAGAAGAAATAGGAATGCTTTTTCAAGGAAGTGCGCTCTTCGACTCTATGACAGTAGAGCAAAACGTGCGTTTTCCATTAGACATGCGTAGTAGGGGAATGAGTGATGAGGAAAAACTAGAGCGTGTCAATTTTTGTTTGAAAAGAGTAGGTTTAGAAGGTTCGAACGATAAAATGCCTGCCGAAATTAGTGGTGGAATGATGAAACGTGTCGGAATTGCAAGAGCAATCGTAATGAATCCAAAATATCTTTTTTGTGATGAACCCAACTCTGGACTTGACCCACAGACCTCTATTATGATTGACAACCTCATCTTAGAAATTACAGAAGAATATAACATGACGACGGTTGTAGTAACACACGATATGAACTCTGTGATGGAAATTGGTAAAAGTATTGTTTTTTTAAGCAAGGGACACAAAGAATGGGAAGGAACAAAAGAACAAATTGTTCATACAGACGTAGAATCTTTGAATGAATTTGTGTTTTCAAACTCTTTAATGGTGGCTTATAAGAAAAGCGAAGAAGCAAAATTGAAACGATAG